The following DNA comes from Pseudanabaena yagii GIHE-NHR1.
GTTGGAGGACAGCACGGGATTTCTTGCCCCTTAGTTCTGATAATCTCAGCTCAGCTTTGCGCTTTTCAATGCCTAAAAAAAGAGCAAGCATGGCAGTACAAAGGATGAACCATGAAGATAGGATGATCCCTGTAGCCGCAGCGCCAGCACAGGCTCTTAAAATAAAACCGATCGAAATGGCAACGACATCTAGAATGACAGTACGTTTGAGGCGGAGATTATAGGCAACTTGAAGAAGTGCATAACTTAAAATAGCTAAACCTAATCCTGAGTCCCGCCACCAACTGATAGCTAGAGCCGATAATAGAAAAGTTACTGCCATAGCGATCGCTGTTGGCACAGCAACTAATCCAGAAGCGATCGGACGTTTTGATTTAACTGGATGTTGGCGATCGGACTTTACGTCAAGAATATCGTTAATCAGGTAAAAACTACTGGACGTAGCACAAAAAAGGCAAAAGGCTAGTAGTCCACCCCATAAGGACTTGGTGGTAATTTCAAAGGCAAAAAGAGGAGCTGCAAATACAACTAAGTTCTTAGTCCACTGCTTAGGACGCAATGCTTTCAAATGGGCAGAAAATAACTTTAAACTTGATGCTTTGGGCATTTTTGGGGGATGACTTACGGTTAAGTCTTCGTCAAATTCTAGATTTTGCTCTTCTTTTTCGATTGCCATAAGTTTTGAGGAAGGTATGTAATGAGATCTTAAGTAGTTTTGGCGTTCAATACCTTTCGAGCTTAACTATTTAAACCTGATATATCTTTGTATAAAGATAAGTAACGGTGGGCTTGAACCTCAGGAGCAAACTCACGTAGGCTCTTAGCTCTAGCATCATACTGCAATTTCTGATAACGCTCTGCATCTTCTAACACCCACATAATTCCATGAGCTAGCTCTTCAATTTCAAATGGAGTCACTAGATAGCCATTGCGTTGATGATCAACAATATCTCTTAATCCAGTGTTGCTAAAAGCAACTACAGGAGTACCACAGGAAAGGGATTCAGAAGCTGTTTGACCAAATGCTTCTTGAATTGATGGCACGATGGTGACATCTGCGGCTGAATAGGCTATTGCTAGTGAGATATCATCCTGTAAATAGCCCAAATAATGAGTTCTAAATCCTAAATCAGTTTCTTGATCTGGCTTAGATGCACCAAACACAACTAGCTCTACCCGATCTTGCCAACCATTTTGAGCGATTTTCTGAAGAGCAGGCTGTAATAATTGAAATCCTTTGCGTGGATCAGAGGTTGGGTTGAGTGCTCCAAAAAGGATGAGTTGCTTGTCTTGGGGCAGATTGAGTAAGTTACGAGATACGGAGCGATCAATGGGTTTATATCTCTCAGTATCTAGCCCTAGAGGAATTGTTTCTATCCTTGTATTTTGAAAAATTGAGCTAGCTTTAGCGCATTCCGCCATCCATGAGGACGTTGCGACAATGGTTAGATTGAGATTGCTCCAAGCTTTAACTTTTCTTTCCCATATCCAATGGGACAGATCATTATGGCGATCACTATTTAATTGGGGACAACCACCACAAGATACCTTGTATTTTTCGCATTCTTGGGTATAGACGCAGCCTCCTGTAAAAGGCCACATATCATGTAATGTCCAAACTAGGGGCTTTTTAAACTTTGGCAATGTCTCAATTTGCAGATAGCCATTACAAACCCAGTGCAGATTAATAACATCTGGATTGATGTGAGCAACCTTTGCCGCAAGGACATCAGGAAACCACTGGGGAGAAAACATATCTGATTTATGTTTAGGATAGAGCCGCAGTGGTAGCCCAGAAACAGGTGGTCCCAACTTTGTCAGGAGTGATTTTTCAGGAATCACAGTGCGATCTTTACTAAATTTAGCTCGTACTAGCATTTGTGAAGAGCATCCTATGGACTGCAATCCCTGACTGAGCCTATATGCAGCTCTTGCGCCTCCATTATCAATATCGGAGGTACTCAGATGTAAAATTTTCATGTTTTAGAGAGTATTTGGAGCAAGAGTATCTTAGCTAGGCTTTTTAGTCTGCAATAATCCTTTACGCTCCATCTCTTTCAAAGATGCTTGCAAAACTTCTGGATTAAGTGGTTCTTGATGAAGATACCAATCTAGATATTGGGATAAACCATCCTTGAGAGATGTAGGTTGCCATTCGCCCAATTGAGTCTCATAGTGGCTCATATCAGCAACCGCATGGCGAATATCACCCACACGGAAACGTCCTGAGATCTTATACTCTGCTTTCTTATTTAAAAGTTGAGCGATCGTTTCAACAACATCAATTAACGTCACTGCCTTGCCACTACCGACATTAATCGTGGTGTTCAAAGTCTTTTCGGTAATGATCGATTTCACAACAGCATCAGCAATATCGCCAACAAATACAAAATCTCGTGTCACTAATCCATCTTCAAACAGTTCCAATGGACTTCCTTGAGAGATCGCATTGGTAAAAATACCAATAATGCCAGTATAGGGATTCCCTAACTCTTGTTTGGGACCATATACATTCTGAAAGCGCAACGTTACTAAATCGATCGCTTGACTCTCGCAATAAATTTCTAATAGTTGCTCTTGCCATAGTTTAGTTAATCCATACACAGAGGTAGGTTTGGTGAGATAGGTTTCTCGCATTGGCAAAGGCTGCAAAATCTCCCCTTCAGGACTACAAACCTCCCAGATGCCACGTTGTAGATTTTCTAGGAATCTTCCCTTAGGGTAAAGCACTGACTTGCCGTCAGTGTAAGCGCCATCACCATAGACGGCACGGCTTGAGGATAAAACTACACGGCGCGGTTTGTGATTAAGAGAGGAGATTAGCTCCAATAGTTTCGCTGTACCATTAGCATTGTCCTGTACATAGCGGCTAATTTCGTACATTGACTGTCCAGTACCAGTTTGGGCCACTAAATGAACAACGACATCAGTACCTTCAATTATCTCTTTGTAATTAGCAATGTCTTGGATATCTGCTTTAATACATTGAGCACGAGCTTTAATTTCTGGAGCGAAATCCTGTGACTTAGTATGAACCTGAGGATCTAGAGAATCGAGAACTATGACCTCAAATTCAGGTGGGATCTTTTCAATCAACCACTTGCCAATAAAACCTGCTCCACCAGTAATGAGGATCTTCATAAACATACTTCCTGTGAGTTAATATTTTGGGGGGACTTTAGATAGGCAGCATCCCTATCTATTTTGGTTAGTATTTCTTAAATGTGAAACGACTCATAGCCAGTTCATCTAGCTGTTTATGCTTAATTCTCAAGAACACTTTTCTAAGAAAGTAATAGGGAAAGAAAATGGAAATCTTGGCTTGTTCAAGTAAAAATGGAATTGTTTTCTCTTGATCTTTGGGCTGCTCCGCTTTAATAGAATAGTCATCCAAGATGCTACCAGTTGGCACTCTAAAACCTCGACGATAAACATTCATGTAATTTGAACCATGAACAACTTCGATCCAGACTGGTTTGCAAAATATCTTTTTAGAAGATTGACATACCTCATACAACTCCTTGTGAGGGCGGCACAAGCAAGTATTAAAGGATTCAGGATTATATTTTTCAATTAAACTAATGAAGTGATTGGCTAATTCAAAGTCAAAATAAAGCTTGCCTTCAGCTAATTGATAGCCAAAGAAAAAGTTTAACGTCTCTCCATTCTGTTCCTCGAAGTTGTCTTGAATCAGTTGGACATAGTCCTTATGAATAGCGTCATCATTATCGAGCCAAGTCGTAATTAGATATTCACAGTCGGCTGGAATATATTGACGAACGACATTTCTTACTTCGTCAGGGAATTCACCATAGGGTAAAGGACAATCTAAATATACTGGAACAAAGTTTTCCCATTGCTTGTTATAGTCAGCAATCTTTTGTTTAAAAGGTTCAGGTGTATCAACATCAAAAAAAACTAGCCATTTAAAATTTTGATTTGATTGATTGGAGACAGAGGGAAAACAGAATTGGTCAAATAGATTAAATCGTCTTTCTAACCAAGCAGGCTCACATCCTGGTCTAAGTTCTGGAAAACTTCTGACATTAAATTTAGTTAGAAAAAAATGATTAAACTGTCCCACTTTATTTTGTTTAGTAATTTTTTCAAGATTATTCTCAATCATTGGGTGATTCCTGTAATTTCTACTACTTGACCTGTTTTAGCGCTTTCGTAAGCTGCGTCGACAATCTGCATATTAATTGCTCCCTCAATTCCTCCAGATATAGGTGTAAGTTTAGTCCTAATACATTCAAAAAAATGTGCCATTTGGCGATCATACATCGATTGTGGGAAGTGAACCTTGCGCGGAAAATTAAAACCTGATTTTACCTCCACTATTTCTTCTTGTTTCTTGAATTTAGATAATACACGATTCCAGATGGAACGATCCGCTTCATTTTGTTTTTGGGTACAAGGTAATATTAACCGAGTAGGAAAGATTTGCCCAAATCCATTTGTTCCGTAAAGTTGAGTGCCTGCAAGAGGACTATCAACATAAGGTTGCCACCATCCTGATTCAATGTAGGAAGTTGTACCATTATCCCAATTAATAATGATTATGCTTGTATCATCTACATCGAAATTTTTGTAGTAAGTCCCAATTTTGGCAAACACACTTATAGGTTGTGGGTCATTGAGCAAAAATCTTGCTGTATCAATGGCATGAATACCCACATCAGCGATCGCACCGCCTCCTGCAAGTTTTTTGTCAAGAAACCATCCGCCTGGTCCCCAATGGGTATGGACACCACAGCCCTTAGTGCGAATAATTTTACCGAGTTTGTGGGTCTGAGAGCGCAACCATAAAACCTCTTCATCGAAACGCCAACAGTGGGCAACTACTAATACTGTGTTTGATCGTAAACTTGCTTCTATTACCTCCGCACTTTCAACAGCATTCATCGCCATCGGTTTCTCCACCATGACAGGGATTTTGGCGTTTAGAGCCGCGATCGTTTGGGGAGTATGCAAGAAATTGGGAGTACCAATGACTAAAGCGTCAAACTTCGCCTCAGAAATGGCTTCTTCGAGTGTGGAATACTGATGGGGTATCGCAAATTTTTGAGTAAAGGCAGCAGCTTTATCTAAAAATTTTTCAATTACTGCTACTACCTGTCCTCCTTGGTTTTTCACAGCTGAGGCATGAACATTTGCAATATGTCCTGCCCCAGCAATGGCAATCTTGAGAGTCATAATCTTTTCCTAGCTAATGTTGCAAAAAACTAGAGCAAACTCAACCAAAAAGTAAGGAGGTTGAGTTTGTCTTTACCAAACTCAACCTCCTTACTTTTTAAGAAATGCTTGAAATTGCTTTAATTGCGATAACCACTCTATGGAAAGACGACATCCTTCGTCAAAGGAAACAATTTGTTGATATCCCAGAATTCTCTCTGCTTTGTCAAAAGGAAGTTTATATTGAGATTGCTGTAGCTCTGCCATCATTTCGTTTACGACAGGCTCTGGTTTTTTCTCGGTTTTAGTCAACTCTTCAACCTGTGTTACTGAAGGTTTATTCCGTTTAGGAATTATATTCTTCAGGTTTTGTTTGAAATCTTCGGGGACTGATGCTAGAAATTTCTGTACAAATTGTGAATTTACAACTGAACCAATTAATTCTTGTTTGCGGCTATGTGTAAACTCAGGTACTACAAGATTGGGGATTTGGTTGGGATCAACTCCGAAAGCTTCAGCAAAGGGGCGGTAAAAATCAAACCATGTTACCTGTTCGCGATCGCCTACAAAAAATGCTTCGCCATCTGCTGCGGGAGTTGTCATTCCTAACTGAATTCCATGAATGAGGTTGTCAATATAGACGCTATTACAAACACCTTTACCCTCATTGATGAAGTAGGCTGTTCCTTGGCAAAGCTGATTTGCTAGCTCTGACACCCAACGCGATCGCGGACCAAATACAATTCCAGGTCGGAAAATTACTACCTCTACTGCGCCATTTTGCCTTAATTTCAACAATTTTCGTTCTGCATAGATCTTAGCGGGATGGGCAGGAAATTGTTGCTTTTCCACAAGAGGACTTGCTTCAGTAGTGCCAACCGCAGGCGCAGAACGATGGACAATCATAGAGCTTAAGTAAATTATGCGACGCACTCCTGCTTTCTGAGCTGCTTTATATGCAGGTTCAACACTGCCACGAATTAACCCAGGACTACCTAAGACTGAGTGAATGACTACATCACAACCTTTGAAGGCAGCCGCTAGTTGGGATTGATCAAAAGCACTAGCAATCTGATAATCTAAGTTTTTGGGGGTTAGGCGCTCAGCACTAGCCTGAGAACGCACAATTGGGCGGATTTCATGCCCTTGCTCATAAAATACTTCGGCGGCACGATTGCCAACAAATCCACTGGCTCCAACAATCCCAATTTTCATTTTTCACCTTAAACTCGCTAGGGTTCATAAAAGCATAATGCGTCAAATTAGCAGATCAATATATAGATATAGTCAAGTACATGATGGAATCTATATAGTGTTTCTCAGTCTAATGAAGTACTGGTTTGTGGAAACAACCTTCTGTACTGTGCTGTGCTATATCAAGGTTTTAATATGGTCTGCTAGTCTTAGGGATAGAGCGATGATGGTGAGAGTTGGGTTAGAGTAACCTGCTGTGGGAAAGACAGAACTACCAGCAACAAACAAGTTAGAAACACCATGAACTTTGCAATTAGCATCAACAACGCCTTGTTTAGGATCATTGTTCATACGAGTTGTGCCCATATGGTGATGCATTGCCAAGTTTTCAAATTTCCAGTTTTCGCGTTTGTTAGCAAACTCTAATTTACCAAGCCCAGCTTTATCGAATTCTTCTGCCCAGATTTCCTGTACCCGAATAGCATTTTGAATATCAATGGGATTTAATCGCCACTGAATTTCAACTTTATTTTGTCCTAGGAAATCTTTCTCTGCACTCAAAGTAATGCGGTTATTGGGATCAGGCGCTTGCTCCAGTTGGTAGAAAATTTCAAATTGTGAAAATCTCATTTTTTCATAGGGCAAATAAGACCAATCACCACGACGTAGAGCAGGAATTTTTCTAATGCCTGCCCAGAACCCTGCAGCAAGAATATAGTCACTGCCACTTAAAACTGTACTCAAATTTTTGGTGATATCTTGCAAGGGTTTGCGATCCCGTATTGCCAAAATCATAGAGCGTAATGCTAGGGTTGCTTTCCTCTGACGTTCTTGGGGCCTGGGGAAAAGCTGAGCACCGTTGTTCAAGATATGTTCTTGCCGCATCAGCTCTTCCGAGAGGCGCACCCTTGCCATTACAGGAATACCTTTGGTGCGGTAGATGTCATAAAGGGCTGTTTGCTCTAAAAGGCGATGGTCATAAGGAATCAATGAACAGCTCAGAATTGGACGATCCATGAAATATCGCCCCACTACATCATTTTGATTACCTAAGCCTAGTGTTTGTTGTTGGTTAGATGCTAGTAACAGGCGCGCATTCTCTAAACCTCCAGTTGCTAAAATGAAGATCTTTGCCTTTAACCAAAATTGTTTATCCTTTGATGCAGCAATACGCAGACTTGTCACAGTCTGATTACTTTCATCAGTGACGATCTCCACAACAGTGCCATAAATTATTGTGGTGATGTTATCAGTTTGCCTAATCTGCCTAGGGTATTCCTCTGTGAATGGATACCGAGGTGCATACTGGCTCATAGATGTGCCAATGCGATCGCTTTTAAAAGGTAGACGTACGGCGCGGCGATCTTCCCAATCTTCAGGCTTATAAGCATAGGGTCCTATTTGGCAAACTTGATGTGCTCTTTCATAAAAGGGATCAAGATGCTTTTTTGTAAATGGCCAACCACTATAAGGCAGCCAATCCCTTTGTTCAAAGTCGATCTCATCTAGTGGAAGACAACGAAATCCATATTCTTGATAACCATTTTGCCCTTCCCAAGTATGAGAAGTGCCGCCAAATTGACGCAACCTTGTACTACTGACTACGGGATAAGCATCACCAACGGCATTACCATCACTGAGGGATTGAATCTCTGGATCAAATTCAAAACCACCACTTTCTAGGACAGCTACTTGAAAATTTTGATTAGCAAACTCACGAGCAATGGTAAGCCCTGATGGACCAGAGCCAATAATACAAACATGGGTTTCTAGCGTTTCTTCAGGGGATAGCGATCTTGCATCAATAATCATGAGCGGCTTTTAATGTAGACTTCAAAATCACAAACAGAATCGGTTATGGTTATTTTCGCATTAGCATTTGTTCAACGTAAAAATAACCATAATTAGTAAAGAATATTAATCATCATGGCTTTGCCCCTCAATGACAATTTCTTGATAACTACCAGATCGCACAATTTGTCCATTACTCATTTCATAGACGCGATCACAATGTTCAACGGTTGTTAATCGATGAGCAATCACGATCATTGTTTTTGTACGTCCCAGTTCTCTAAGCGCTTCACTGATTAAACTTTCAGTTTCATTATCTAAGGCAGATGTCGCCTCGTCTAAGACTAAAATTTCGCGCTCGTAGTAGAGCGCCCTTGCAATACCAATTCTCTGACGTTGACCTCCAGATAGACGCACTCCATTCTCGCCAACAAAAGTATGCACACCCTCAGGCAATTGCTCAATTAACTCTGTAAGTTGTGATTTTTTAATTGCAGCGTCTAATTTTTGTTTGTCAATTTGTTCATCAGGTATGCCAAATGCAATATTCCTTTCAATAGTATCGTCCATTAAGAAAATAGACTGGGGAATATAGCCAATTAGATTTTGCCAAGATCTCAGGTCTTTGTATATCGACTCACCATCAACTTGAATATCTCCAGATTCAGGTATTAATAAACCTAAGAATATATCGCTGAGAGTTGTTTTACCTGCGCCTGATTTGCCAATTAGCGCAATTGACTCTCCTTTGCGAATTGTCAAAGAAACATCTTTTAAGGATTGTCTGGCAGCCCCAGGATATGAATAACTTAGCTCGTCGATAACAATTTTGTCTGTAAAAGGATGAACTTGAGTTGTTTTTGAGGAATTTACTTTCCTAGACATTCCTAGGTACTTTAATGACTCTGGGGTTTCTAATTCCTTTAAATCTAAGTAGATTCTATCAAGGGTGGGTTTATTATTCCGTAAGACTCCCATACAGGTTAACAACTGACTAGCTGATGGAATAATCCTTACCGATGCGATCGCGAAAATACCCAAGACAGAAACTAAGCTGTCAGAACGTTCGGCAATAACTAGTGATAAAGATACAAAACCAACTACAAATGTAATCAAAAGCGCTTCGACAACAATTCGAGGAAGTTGTTGGAAGGAGTGAAATAGACTAGCCGCTTTTGAGTACTTATTAGCTTGTGCAAGTAACTGATTTTCAAAAAAGCTCTCACAACCAATCAGTTTTGTCGTCTTTAACCCTCCAATTGCATGGTTGACAACTCGAATTGTTTCTGTATTAGCTTCTAAACCTTCCTTGCCCCAAAGCGCAACCCTATGCCTAAAGTAGTGAAATGGTACGATTGCTACTAAAAGTATTCCAAAAATACTAACTGTCGCCAGTAGATCAGTCTTTGCCATTAACAGCAAAATAACAGCTAGGACAAATGCATTAGCAATTGAGTTGAGAAGTGGCACTGCGATCGAATAAGTAAAGTTAGCAGACTCTGTACCGATATTCTGAATTACATGTGCTGAGTTTGTTTTTAAGTAAAATGTGTAAGGTAATGATAGATAAGTACGCAACATCCTGAGTCGAAGCCATACTTGCTGTGTATAGCAAAACTTTAATACATAATTCTGGATTCGATAGTAGAGAAATGACTTAAAGTAAAAAAGGATAATAATTGCTAATCCAATTAGTGCAATGAATTGATTAATACTTTTTAAGTTGAGATATCCATAAAGACTGTATAGCCATGCGCTACGTTCAATCGTCTCTGGCTTTACAGCTAAGCCAATAAATGGACCAATCAAACCTATACCTATGGCATCCAGCAAAGATATAACAACGAAGAAAAATACAATTAGCAGAAGATCTATTTTTCTAGTTGATATGACAAACAAAAATTGTGACAGATACTTCATTAATCAACGTATCCTTATATAGGATTTGGGGAAATAGTTTTTAAAAAATATTTTAACCTAAAACACAAGAAATTTAAATTTATGAAAAATAATTTATATAAATATACCAGTGATTGGACTTAAGTATGCACCCAAATTCCAAATTATTTTATGATTACTGTAAGTTCATAATATTTTAAAGTAAATAATAATAATCAAATTATTTTGACTATTCCAGATATACTCTCAAGAAGATGGCAAAGAAATATTTGTGAAGTTCTATCTAGTTTTTAAAAAAGCCCAAATTGTTTTAACAGGACATATTTGCTGATTTGCTGAACTGCCATATTCATGTTGACTACTGTCAAAAATCAAGTCGAAGGTGCTGAAATCAAAACACTAAAACAAAACCTATCAAATCTCAGGCTCTGATCATCTAAAGAATGATTGATGTATTTGCGCGCTTTTCATTGGTAAAAGATGGGTATTTTAGGATCTATTCTCTATTAGATAACCAGTGGCAAATCTCACAATCAAGAAAATGAAAGGCAGGAGTTTTGTAATTTAGACTACTTAAACGAATTTGTCTTCAAACGTAATTTAATCTCTTGTGAGCAACTAGATACTAAAAAGCCTGTTGACTAGCATAATATAGTTATAAAAGAAATGATTTTATCAAATACACCTACTCTGAATATTTCAATATGTTTTTATAAAAATACTCATTTCAATTTATACATAAATTCCCCAAACTGAGGTTATATAAAAGTTATGAAAAAGTTATAAGGTTATTTTGTCTTGGTTTGCAAATATTTTTAGCTCTTGTTCTCTTTGCCAAGATATGTACCAAGTAAAGAGTTAGGATTAATCTATAATTAAGTGTTTCAACAAGCAGATAAATTAGAAAATACCTTAATAAAAAACAATCTTTTTCTGTTTGTAACATCAACTATAAATCTAAAATCGTTTTGTACAAGTAATGCGGTCAAGAAATATGATAAGATTTGTAAAGTTTTGTTGGCTTTGCTGTTGATGTCAATATTTATAGTTCAGAATAATAGATAAATTTATCTGTTAAAATGATTAATACATCTGTTTTATGGTAGGAATCAAAAATGTTTTTAAAAGCGTTTATTTGATGGATTTGAACCTGTATACTTGCCTGTTTGATTTCATGATTATTTCCTATCCCTTATAAAAAGCTTACTACGTTATAATTTAAGAAAGTTCATTGCATATGCATAAAGATGCTATTCCTAGCCAAAATTTAATAGTTACTCCTGTATCTATATTATCCTTCGACGAGCAAATCAATCTGATGATAGACTGGGCGAATAAAAGCTTAAGTAAGATGGTTTGTGTTGCTAATGTTCATATGTTAGTTGAAGCTTGGCAAAATTCTCCTTTTGCAGATGTACTGAAAGATGCTGATTTAGTTACACCTGATGGTATGCCTTTAGTGTGGATGATGAAGATGCTAGGGCATCAAAAAGCTCAGAGAGTGGCGGGTATGGATATCTTTCAAGCAGTTTGTAAACAGGCACAGACAAACCAAATTAGTATCTTTCTGCTGGGATCAGAGACTTATGTACTTGATAAAATTAGCCAAAGATTACAAACAGAGTTTCCTGATTTGAAGGTAGCTGGAACCGAATCTCCGCCATTTCGCCCATTGTCTAATACAGCAGATATGGATATGGTACAAATCGTAAATGCCAGTGGAGCAAAAATTTTATTTGTTGCCCTAGGATGCCCTAAGCAAGAGTTATGGATGGCACAGCATCGTGACAAAATTCAAGCTGTTATGATTGGAGTAGGCGGAGTTTTTCCTGTTTATGCTGGAGTACTCAAAGAAACTCCAAAGTTTATGCAAGTGTCTGGGTTAGAGTGGGTATTTCGACTTTCTCAAGAACCTCGTAGGCTCTGGAAACGTTACGCTACAACTATTCCTATTTTTATATGGCTGATGATTAAACAAGTTGTTTATTCTAGTATTAACCAGCAGAAACGCAATACACTTAATTAAGGCTTTATAGATACTAAATAAATCCCAAAATGCTTTCCTTACAAGCATTTTGGGATTTACTAGGTTATGACATCAGGTTAAGATGCTGTATACAACTACTAAAAAATAAGCCTTAAATAGATAGTAAAAACACTACCTATTTAAGGCTTATACAAGCTAATAAACATGGCTATAGCTATATTTACTTGTAGTGATACAAGGATATATATTGACTCGGTCAAGCTTATTACCGTAAATTAAATCCAAGTTCTAATGGGTTAAGATATATATATTCCTTAAGTGTATACAATGCAAATTAGAGACTAATTTGAGATCATCCTTGACTTAGAGTTAGCACTGATCACTTAATCCTCGTATGTACGGAAATCAACATGCAAAGTGAACAACATTCTCAAATATCACC
Coding sequences within:
- a CDS encoding decaprenyl-phosphate phosphoribosyltransferase, encoding MPKASSLKLFSAHLKALRPKQWTKNLVVFAAPLFAFEITTKSLWGGLLAFCLFCATSSSFYLINDILDVKSDRQHPVKSKRPIASGLVAVPTAIAMAVTFLLSALAISWWRDSGLGLAILSYALLQVAYNLRLKRTVILDVVAISIGFILRACAGAAATGIILSSWFILCTAMLALFLGIEKRKAELRLSELRGKKSRAVLQRYSLSLLNRMETVATNGTIITYALWSSGPIVRGASTSWMLITLPFVMYGVFRYQLLSDPQEIARRNSDNEVGGQTERPEEVLLNDQPILLTVLTWVAITFGILVLKKYGFIT
- a CDS encoding glycosyltransferase family 4 protein, producing MKILHLSTSDIDNGGARAAYRLSQGLQSIGCSSQMLVRAKFSKDRTVIPEKSLLTKLGPPVSGLPLRLYPKHKSDMFSPQWFPDVLAAKVAHINPDVINLHWVCNGYLQIETLPKFKKPLVWTLHDMWPFTGGCVYTQECEKYKVSCGGCPQLNSDRHNDLSHWIWERKVKAWSNLNLTIVATSSWMAECAKASSIFQNTRIETIPLGLDTERYKPIDRSVSRNLLNLPQDKQLILFGALNPTSDPRKGFQLLQPALQKIAQNGWQDRVELVVFGASKPDQETDLGFRTHYLGYLQDDISLAIAYSAADVTIVPSIQEAFGQTASESLSCGTPVVAFSNTGLRDIVDHQRNGYLVTPFEIEELAHGIMWVLEDAERYQKLQYDARAKSLREFAPEVQAHRYLSLYKDISGLNS
- a CDS encoding NAD-dependent epimerase/dehydratase family protein yields the protein MKILITGGAGFIGKWLIEKIPPEFEVIVLDSLDPQVHTKSQDFAPEIKARAQCIKADIQDIANYKEIIEGTDVVVHLVAQTGTGQSMYEISRYVQDNANGTAKLLELISSLNHKPRRVVLSSSRAVYGDGAYTDGKSVLYPKGRFLENLQRGIWEVCSPEGEILQPLPMRETYLTKPTSVYGLTKLWQEQLLEIYCESQAIDLVTLRFQNVYGPKQELGNPYTGIIGIFTNAISQGSPLELFEDGLVTRDFVFVGDIADAVVKSIITEKTLNTTINVGSGKAVTLIDVVETIAQLLNKKAEYKISGRFRVGDIRHAVADMSHYETQLGEWQPTSLKDGLSQYLDWYLHQEPLNPEVLQASLKEMERKGLLQTKKPS
- a CDS encoding glycosyltransferase, with the translated sequence MIENNLEKITKQNKVGQFNHFFLTKFNVRSFPELRPGCEPAWLERRFNLFDQFCFPSVSNQSNQNFKWLVFFDVDTPEPFKQKIADYNKQWENFVPVYLDCPLPYGEFPDEVRNVVRQYIPADCEYLITTWLDNDDAIHKDYVQLIQDNFEEQNGETLNFFFGYQLAEGKLYFDFELANHFISLIEKYNPESFNTCLCRPHKELYEVCQSSKKIFCKPVWIEVVHGSNYMNVYRRGFRVPTGSILDDYSIKAEQPKDQEKTIPFLLEQAKISIFFPYYFLRKVFLRIKHKQLDELAMSRFTFKKY
- a CDS encoding Gfo/Idh/MocA family protein, which gives rise to MTLKIAIAGAGHIANVHASAVKNQGGQVVAVIEKFLDKAAAFTQKFAIPHQYSTLEEAISEAKFDALVIGTPNFLHTPQTIAALNAKIPVMVEKPMAMNAVESAEVIEASLRSNTVLVVAHCWRFDEEVLWLRSQTHKLGKIIRTKGCGVHTHWGPGGWFLDKKLAGGGAIADVGIHAIDTARFLLNDPQPISVFAKIGTYYKNFDVDDTSIIIINWDNGTTSYIESGWWQPYVDSPLAGTQLYGTNGFGQIFPTRLILPCTQKQNEADRSIWNRVLSKFKKQEEIVEVKSGFNFPRKVHFPQSMYDRQMAHFFECIRTKLTPISGGIEGAINMQIVDAAYESAKTGQVVEITGITQ
- a CDS encoding NAD-dependent epimerase/dehydratase family protein codes for the protein MKIGIVGASGFVGNRAAEVFYEQGHEIRPIVRSQASAERLTPKNLDYQIASAFDQSQLAAAFKGCDVVIHSVLGSPGLIRGSVEPAYKAAQKAGVRRIIYLSSMIVHRSAPAVGTTEASPLVEKQQFPAHPAKIYAERKLLKLRQNGAVEVVIFRPGIVFGPRSRWVSELANQLCQGTAYFINEGKGVCNSVYIDNLIHGIQLGMTTPAADGEAFFVGDREQVTWFDFYRPFAEAFGVDPNQIPNLVVPEFTHSRKQELIGSVVNSQFVQKFLASVPEDFKQNLKNIIPKRNKPSVTQVEELTKTEKKPEPVVNEMMAELQQSQYKLPFDKAERILGYQQIVSFDEGCRLSIEWLSQLKQFQAFLKK
- a CDS encoding GMC oxidoreductase, encoding MIIDARSLSPEETLETHVCIIGSGPSGLTIAREFANQNFQVAVLESGGFEFDPEIQSLSDGNAVGDAYPVVSSTRLRQFGGTSHTWEGQNGYQEYGFRCLPLDEIDFEQRDWLPYSGWPFTKKHLDPFYERAHQVCQIGPYAYKPEDWEDRRAVRLPFKSDRIGTSMSQYAPRYPFTEEYPRQIRQTDNITTIIYGTVVEIVTDESNQTVTSLRIAASKDKQFWLKAKIFILATGGLENARLLLASNQQQTLGLGNQNDVVGRYFMDRPILSCSLIPYDHRLLEQTALYDIYRTKGIPVMARVRLSEELMRQEHILNNGAQLFPRPQERQRKATLALRSMILAIRDRKPLQDITKNLSTVLSGSDYILAAGFWAGIRKIPALRRGDWSYLPYEKMRFSQFEIFYQLEQAPDPNNRITLSAEKDFLGQNKVEIQWRLNPIDIQNAIRVQEIWAEEFDKAGLGKLEFANKRENWKFENLAMHHHMGTTRMNNDPKQGVVDANCKVHGVSNLFVAGSSVFPTAGYSNPTLTIIALSLRLADHIKTLI